A region of Triplophysa rosa linkage group LG16, Trosa_1v2, whole genome shotgun sequence DNA encodes the following proteins:
- the anxa14 gene encoding annexin A2 isoform X1, translating into MDTDDSSNGISAYSDMCESMWWGTLGSVRPFPSFHPERDVSFLQQALEQKDVNTIVRILTNRSNAQRQSLVRAYKSFSQKELDGGLKKVLSGDVQSLIMGLMMTPEQFEAHRLHKAMEGVGTDEEILLEVLCTRTPQQLSDITAAYNQEFKQDLETDLLSETSGDFSKLIMALLKKGNGPAVVDQDLETFSEELKNKKPAAEIWINILTTRNPDHLKTVLSKLEIELDQTVDEALEGHFKGLLSGDLRKGLKTLVHSIQNKPMYLAQRIQNMKVPLLQGVMVSHSEEDLLSIRVAYLQATGTSLYTALQKQFKGELQQALLAICRAED; encoded by the exons ATGGATACAGACGATAGCTCAAATGGGATATCCGCATACAGTGATATG TGTGAATCGATGTGGTGGGGCACCCTGGGGTCTGTCCGCCCCTTTCCCAGTTTTCATCCAGAGAGGGACGTTTCATTCCTCCAACAAGCTCTGGAACAGAAAG atgTGAACACCATTGTGAGAATACTGACCAATCGCAGTAATGCTCAAAGACAATCTCTGGTCCGGGCCTACAAGTCCTTCTCGCAAAAG GAGCTGGATGGAGGTCTGAAGAAGGTTCTGTCCGGTGATGTGCAGTCTCTGATAATGGGTCTTATGATGACACCAGAGCAATTTGAAGCACATCGCTTACACAAAGCCATGGAG GGTGTTGGTACAGATGAAGAAATCCTTTTGGAGGTTTTGTGTACAAGGACACCACAGCAGCTCTCTGACATCACAGCTGCATACAACCAAG AGTTTAAACAGGATTTGGAGACAGACTTGCTCAGTGAAACCAGTGGAGATTTTTCAAAGCTCATTATGGCTTTGTTGAAG AAAGGGAATGGGCCAGCAGTTGTTGACCAAGACTTAGAA ACTTTTTCCGAGGAGCTAAAAAACAAGAAACCTGCGGCTGAGATTTGGATCAATATACTCACCACACGAAACCCAGACCACCTTAAAACTG tgctGAGTAAACTGGAGATTGAATTAGACCAGACAGTGGATGAAGCTTTAGAGGGACATTTTAAAGGGCTCCTTTCAGGAGATCTGAGAAAGGGCTTAAAGACACTAG TACACTCTATACAGAACAAGCCTATGTATTTGGCCCAGCGGATCCAAAATATGAAA GTACCATTGCTCCAGGGTGTGATGGTGTCTCACAGTGAGGAAGATCTGCTGAGCATTCGAGTGGCGTACCTTCAAGCAACAGGGACGTCCCTTTACACTGCCTTACAG AAGCAGTTCAAAGGTGAACTCCAGCAGGCTTTGTTGGCTATATGCCGTGCCGAAGATTAG
- the anxa14 gene encoding annexin A2 isoform X2 yields MDTDDSSNGISAYSDMCESMWWGTLGSVRPFPSFHPERDVSFLQQALEQKDVNTIVRILTNRSNAQRQSLVRAYKSFSQKELDGGLKKVLSGDVQSLIMGLMMTPEQFEAHRLHKAMEGVGTDEEILLEVLCTRTPQQLSDITAAYNQEFKQDLETDLLSETSGDFSKLIMALLKTFSEELKNKKPAAEIWINILTTRNPDHLKTVLSKLEIELDQTVDEALEGHFKGLLSGDLRKGLKTLVHSIQNKPMYLAQRIQNMKVPLLQGVMVSHSEEDLLSIRVAYLQATGTSLYTALQKQFKGELQQALLAICRAED; encoded by the exons ATGGATACAGACGATAGCTCAAATGGGATATCCGCATACAGTGATATG TGTGAATCGATGTGGTGGGGCACCCTGGGGTCTGTCCGCCCCTTTCCCAGTTTTCATCCAGAGAGGGACGTTTCATTCCTCCAACAAGCTCTGGAACAGAAAG atgTGAACACCATTGTGAGAATACTGACCAATCGCAGTAATGCTCAAAGACAATCTCTGGTCCGGGCCTACAAGTCCTTCTCGCAAAAG GAGCTGGATGGAGGTCTGAAGAAGGTTCTGTCCGGTGATGTGCAGTCTCTGATAATGGGTCTTATGATGACACCAGAGCAATTTGAAGCACATCGCTTACACAAAGCCATGGAG GGTGTTGGTACAGATGAAGAAATCCTTTTGGAGGTTTTGTGTACAAGGACACCACAGCAGCTCTCTGACATCACAGCTGCATACAACCAAG AGTTTAAACAGGATTTGGAGACAGACTTGCTCAGTGAAACCAGTGGAGATTTTTCAAAGCTCATTATGGCTTTGTTGAAG ACTTTTTCCGAGGAGCTAAAAAACAAGAAACCTGCGGCTGAGATTTGGATCAATATACTCACCACACGAAACCCAGACCACCTTAAAACTG tgctGAGTAAACTGGAGATTGAATTAGACCAGACAGTGGATGAAGCTTTAGAGGGACATTTTAAAGGGCTCCTTTCAGGAGATCTGAGAAAGGGCTTAAAGACACTAG TACACTCTATACAGAACAAGCCTATGTATTTGGCCCAGCGGATCCAAAATATGAAA GTACCATTGCTCCAGGGTGTGATGGTGTCTCACAGTGAGGAAGATCTGCTGAGCATTCGAGTGGCGTACCTTCAAGCAACAGGGACGTCCCTTTACACTGCCTTACAG AAGCAGTTCAAAGGTGAACTCCAGCAGGCTTTGTTGGCTATATGCCGTGCCGAAGATTAG